The Vicia villosa cultivar HV-30 ecotype Madison, WI unplaced genomic scaffold, Vvil1.0 ctg.001542F_1_1, whole genome shotgun sequence genome has a window encoding:
- the LOC131635764 gene encoding uncharacterized protein LOC131635764 — protein sequence MAKLSEDGAEKSEIRAEFDAAFGFPNEFPYEIDSVETENSDEEDFFAGLTRRLSQASLNETRKEQLTVQKPEEKVRVMAGSPQSTLAGIGSWSGRSGGSSEGSPNGSTRVPSPTTVPFSSENDAWDVLYAAAGEVARLKMSVEASLAEIQNKRGVLGGLPPPVAAENRAAAFFSNPNPSLAQYNQVKQQCDSVWGRQAQAQAQAQAQAHALAQAKATSWSTQVQNRGYDYEGVKCTRPMPRSVWHSPIQVKHQNNPVLFNGTGSRPGPASQIGSGVKKGCGGTGVFLPRQYVAPLPESRNKTNCAPVLVPTRVIHALNMNIDDYNGGRQPRFSNDFAVDYEALLARRNALLMQQRLRMQREEAASYEARLPQEWTY from the exons ATGGCTAAACTCTCTGAAGACGGTGCTGAGAAGAGTGAGATTCGTGCTGAGTTTGACGCTGCTTTTGGTTTTCCTAATGAGTTTCCTTATGAGATTGATTCGGTTGAGACTGAAAACAGTGACGAGGAGGATTTCTTCGCTGGGTTGACTCGGCGACTGAGTCAAGCCTCGTTGAATGAAACTCGGAAGGAGCAACTCACTGTTCAGAAACCAGAG GAGAAGGTTCGAGTTATGGCTGGTTCTCCTCAGTCGACGCTTGCCGGAATCGGAAGCTGGTCCGGTCGCAGCGGTGGTTCGAGCGAAGGAAGTCCGAATGGTTCGACTCGTGTTCCGTCGCCAACTACTGTACCGTTTTCCTCCGAGAACGACGCTTGGGATGTGTTGTACGCCGCTGCGGGTGAGgttgctaggttgaagatgagcgTTGAAGCTTCGTTGGCTGAGATTCAGAACAAAAGAGGAGTACTCGGTGGCCTACCACCACCTGTTGCGGCGGAGAATCGTGCCGCGGCGTTTTTCTCAAACCCTAATCCTTCGCTT GCTCAATACAATCAAGTGAAGCAACAGTGTGATTCTGTTTGGGGAAGACAGGCCCAGGCCCAGGCTCAGGCTCAGGCTCAAGCCCACGCTCTTGCCCAAGCGAAAGCCACTAGCTGGTCGACTCAGGTTCAGAACAGAGGCTATGATTATGAGGGTGTGAAATGCACGCGCCCTATGCCTCGTTCGGTTTGGCATTCTCCTATTCAAGTTAAGCATCAAAACAACCCGGTTCTTTTTAACGGAACCGGGTCTCGACCCGGACCCGCTTCTCAAATTGGATCTGGTGTTAAAAAAGGATGTGGAGGAACAGGGGTGTTCTTACCTCGTCAATATGTGGCCCCTCTTCCCGAATCTCGCAACAAAACAA atTGTGCTCCTGTTTTGGTCCCAACAAGGGTGATTCATGCATTAAACATGAACATTGATGATTATAACGGTGGTAGGCAACCTCGTTTTTCGAATGATTTTGCCGTGGATTATG AAGCATTGTTGGCAAGGAGAAACGCTCTTCTAATGCAGCAGAGATTAAGGATGCAACGTGAAGAGGCAGCAAGCTATGAAGCTCGTCTTCCTCAGGAATGGACTTATTGA